A genomic segment from Candidatus Binataceae bacterium encodes:
- a CDS encoding lysophospholipid acyltransferase family protein, producing MARQTSGVAARAEFILFSAARATLQRLPLARAVWLGTKIGTLAAAADRFNRPIAMRNLAIAFPDYDRARHREILAAMYRNWGRMAAEWCHLPKLGPDQLKYLVSYDGVENWRAGEALSAGRGGLLVTAHFGNWELMAHAHALNGHPIAIVYRPLRNRLIDRLVSEQRARVGNQIIARKGAGRDVVLRLQRNQHVVIPIDLDVRRGVFVNFFGCLASTTDAPARLALVSGAPVAPVFIVREDQSLRHRIVIRPVIEVLPGPDRLQTIRDYTQRFSAEVEAMIRRYPDHWNWIHRRWKTRPAGEKRFY from the coding sequence ATGGCACGACAAACTAGCGGAGTTGCGGCGCGTGCCGAATTTATTTTGTTTTCCGCCGCTCGCGCCACCCTCCAACGCCTGCCCTTGGCGCGCGCGGTTTGGCTGGGAACCAAGATAGGCACACTGGCCGCGGCCGCCGACCGGTTTAATCGCCCGATCGCGATGCGCAATCTGGCCATCGCTTTTCCCGACTACGACCGTGCGCGCCATCGGGAAATCTTGGCCGCGATGTATCGCAATTGGGGCCGGATGGCGGCCGAATGGTGCCATCTGCCCAAGCTGGGTCCGGACCAGCTCAAGTATTTAGTCAGTTACGACGGAGTGGAGAACTGGCGCGCGGGCGAGGCGCTCTCGGCCGGCCGAGGCGGACTCCTGGTGACCGCGCATTTCGGCAATTGGGAACTGATGGCGCATGCGCACGCCCTCAATGGCCACCCGATAGCGATCGTTTATCGGCCGCTGCGAAATCGCCTGATAGACCGATTGGTATCCGAACAACGGGCACGCGTCGGCAACCAGATCATCGCGCGCAAGGGAGCTGGTCGCGACGTCGTACTGCGCTTGCAACGCAACCAACATGTGGTCATCCCGATCGATCTGGATGTCCGGCGCGGGGTGTTCGTTAATTTCTTCGGCTGCCTCGCCAGCACCACCGACGCCCCAGCGCGCCTGGCCTTGGTCAGTGGTGCTCCGGTGGCACCGGTGTTCATCGTGCGCGAGGACCAATCGCTGCGCCATCGGATCGTGATTCGACCGGTAATCGAGGTCTTACCAGGGCCGGATCGGCTTCAAACCATCCGCGACTATACCCAGCGCTTCAGCGCCGAGGTGGAAGCTATGATCCGCCGCTATCCGGACCATTGGAACTGGATCCATCGACGCTGGAAGACACGCCCCGCCGGGGAGAAGCGCTTTTATTGA